A section of the Scylla paramamosain isolate STU-SP2022 chromosome 33, ASM3559412v1, whole genome shotgun sequence genome encodes:
- the LOC135089542 gene encoding protein O-linked-mannose beta-1,2-N-acetylglucosaminyltransferase 1-like produces MWRLWCWGAVQARVFSGDVVSAEGGASVGVSCLQEECEWRGWSDFSPFEKVKVFHPGEQDGLVMTVLHETTGVVLLRKTFHTWHIYSHALDLLWWVGRLRAGRVVVLVVRGSGTYGLGDVLPALTDLGSLLARHAPPSALLAWAFVVGGRTLLETLGPYHRPSNISLHAHFLLSAAPVLPVLPRGPAPVSQERLCDSHAALGPLCDPVAPLVMPLSFVEGDQKEEDKGKVGVVVCAGGRFQYLVHTLVRLLHNRGLSPHHVVVVFNGSPTPEVLTLLELLHLRHSVVNVPLEAPSINHRLFQFYRGAWRAGLATFPDALYLAFLDEDVEVSPDWLSLLLHLAPALTLDPSLWCVSGSGSPHPAQYHDPRRVVRAARQPGWGYLVLAAEARSVVETWPDAAQTLLYDTFLMKTVGRGRECAFPMVARSRHYGVGVNTVPEIHHFYFLGLPLHDGSPVALPPPESLTQQQYESQVWARLRAAVPLNRNPCAPGFLRAPDDGPPTDLMFFFFMDNLEKSLEWAMLGECVGAWPYSTHAMHRGAVELPQTWGGSVWLVGVPASPYYTLRPPGVSVWRPVTDRQLEEHELYFSSLRPLPNITGKTMDAALSHLFLPASLPKDDDSGVSLAETNTLPSDRTSDTTATDSPNDTVSTITTPSSSANDLTPIATPADTAANLSALSVTPTHPSPLLESLLAVLEGTTKPITPHSNKINIENSEVNSIAPPST; encoded by the exons ATGTGGCGACTGTGGTGCTGGGGCGCAGTGCAGGCCAG GGTGTTCTCCGGGGACGTGGTCTCTGCCGAAGGAGGCGCGTCTGTGGGTGTGTCGTGTCTGCAGGAGGAGTGCGAGTGGCGGGGCTGGAGCGACTTCAGtccgtttgagaaggtgaaggtGTTTCATCCCGGCGAGCAGGACGGCCTGGTGATGACTGTCCTGCACGAAACCACGGGTGTTGTCCTGCTGAGGAAGACGTTCCACACGTGGCACATCTATAGCCACGCCCTCGACCTActgtggtgggtggggaggctGCGGGCAGGgcgagtggtggtgctggtggtgcggGGGTCCGGAACATACGGGCTGGGGGACGTCCTTCCGGCACTCACTGACTTGGGTTCTCTGTTGGCTCGCCACGCTCCGCCAAGTGCCCTGCTGGCGTGGGCGTTTGTGGTGGGTGGCCGCACCCTGTTAGAGACACTGGGGCCTTACCATCGGCCCTCTAACATTAGCCTCCACGCACACTTCCTGCTATCCGCCGCACCCGTCCTGCCAGTATTACCTCGTGGCCCCGCCCCTGTCTCGCAGGAGCGTCTCTGTGACTCCCACGCAGCCCTGGGACCACTGTGTGACCCTGTGGCTCCTCTAGTCATGCCGCTGTCATTTGTGGAGGGtgaccagaaggaggaggataaaggaaaggTAGGAGTGGTGGTATGTGCCGGTGGGAGGTTCCAGTACCTTGTCCACACCCTCGTCAGACTCCTGCACAACCGTGGCCTCTCCCCGCACCATGTCGTTGTAGTGTTCAATGGATCGCCAACCCCCGAGGTGCTTACGCTCTTGGAGTTGCTACATCTGAGACACAGCGTGGTGAACGTGCCCTTGGAAGCGCCGTCGATCAATCACCGTTTGTTTCAGTTTTACCGCGGGGCGTGGCGCGCAGGGCTGGCCACTTTCCCCGATGCTCTTTATTTGGCCTTCCTAGACGAGGACGTGGAAGTGTCTCCAGACTGGCTGTCGCTGCTGCTGCACCTGGCCCCCGCCCTCACCCTCGACCCCTCCCTGTGGTGTGTGTCCGGGTCTGGCTCCCCACATCCTGCCCAGTACCACGACCCTCGCCGAGTGGTGCGCGCGGCGCGTCAGCCTGGCTGGGGCTATCTAGTGCTGGCAGCAGAGGCACGGTCAGTGGTGGAGACGTGGCCGGACGCAGCTCAGACACTCCTGTATGACACCTTCCTGATGAAGACAGTGGGGCGGGGGCGGGAGTGTGCGTTCCCCATGGTGGCTCGCTCGCGCCACTACGGCGTGGGCGTCAACACGGTGCCAGAGATCCATCACTTTTACTTCCTGGGGCTTCCGCTGCACGATGGCTCCCCGGTTGCCTTGCCCCCACCTGAAAGCCTCACGCAGCAGCAGTACGAGAGCCAGGTGTGGGCGCGCTTGCGGGCGGCGGTGCCCCTCAACAGGAACCCTTGCGCCCCAGGTTTCCTCCGTGCCCCTGACGACGGTCCACCAACAGACctgatgtttttcttcttcatggaTAACCTGGAGAAATCATTGGAGTGGGCCATGCTGGGGGAGTGTGTGGGCGCCTGGCCCTACTCCACCCACGCCATGCACCGCGGAGCCGTGGAGCTGCCACAGACCTGGGGAGGCTCAGTGTGGCTGGTGGGGGTGCCGGCCTCCCCCTATTACACCCTGAGGCCCCCTGGCGTGTCCGTGTGGCGACCCGTCACGGACAGGCAGCTGGAGGAACACGAACTGTACTTTTCTTCCCTGAGGCCTCTCCCAAATATCACCGGCAAGACCATGGACGCcgccctctctcacctcttcctcccagcGTCCTTGCCCAAGGATGATGACTCAGGAGTCAGCTTAGCGGAAACAAACACCCTTCCTAGTGACCGAACATCTGATACTACAGCAACGGATTCCCCTAATGACACAGTCTCCACCATAACGACACCAAGCAGTTCTGCTAATGACCTAACACCAATTGCGACACCAGCAGACACCGCTGCCAACCTTTCAGCGCTCAGCGTGACACCGACACATCCCTCACCGCTGCTGGAGTCACTGCTTGCAGTCTTGGAAGGAACCACCAAACCTATCACTCCTCACAGTAATAAGATTAACATAGAAAATAGCGAAGTTAATAGTATAGCACCTCCAAGTacctga
- the LOC135089543 gene encoding large ribosomal subunit protein uL6-like translates to MKTIITSQSITIPKNVSVKVAKRVVVVKGPRGTLRRSFKDMKLDMKTKKVKKGTIITVNKWFGNRKEVAAVRTVCSHISNMVTGVTVGFRYKMRAVYAHFPINCVISNNNKTVEIRNFLGEKYIRKVEMASGVTIAASSKMKDEFVIEGNDVEAVSQTSARIQQSTTVKRKDIRKFLDGVYVSEKGHVVEEE, encoded by the exons ATGAAGACCATCATCACCTCCCAGTCGATCACCATTCCCAAGAATGTGTCGGTCAAGGTGGCCAAGCGGGTGGTCGTCGTCAAGGGGCCCAGGGGCACCCTCCGCCGCTCCTTCAAGGACATGAAGCTCGACATGAag ActaagaaggtgaagaagggcaccatcatcactgtcaaCAAATGGTTCGGCAACCGCAAGGAGGTGGCAGCTGTCCGCACTGTGTGCTCCCACATCTCCAACATGGTGACTGGTGTGACTGTG GGCTTCAGGTACAAGATGCGTGCTGTGTATGCTCATTTCCCCATCAACTGTGTTatctccaacaacaacaagaccgtGGAAATCCGTAACTTCCTCGGTGAGAAGTACATCCGCAAGGTTGAGATGGCTTCTGGTGTCACCATTGCCGCATCCTCCAAGATGAAGGACGAGTTCGTCATTGAGGGCAATGATGTGGAGGCTGTGTCTCAGACTT cTGCACGCATCCAGCAGAGTACGACTGTCAAGAGGAAGGATATTCGTAAGTTCTTGGATGGTGTATACGTGTCTGAGAAGGGCCATGTGGTTGAAGAAGAGTAA
- the LOC135089545 gene encoding tether containing UBX domain for GLUT4-like isoform X3 → MAGMSVTVLCPAGRRVNVKVTPNTSILQIIEEASLKQGLNPDQYELRHLRRVLDSSSNVRHAGLPNRCQLEMVEAPVLRSPASVSVHIATESGLRLVHDFPCTTTLWEILEYHRENSGVGEEFLPPVESGQEVVLVYAMRRITCPELAKVTLRTLGLIGGKCMLRHSVQSMSSAGCQAHVSSSLARRPVHHPELAEEEEKLVVENDAGGHSVAPKYPVPHSRKEENYHSQEMDVSMEEIPDMPVFAPPLILKEATPAVPSHSSAECAVPLDLTTMSSPQKMPPPPKVTKIGDHNAIVFSMADAPPTLTGDEDDAFFQLTAEEVRRLYKEQRRALIELQEAPLLTKSMRDMEESSKVLAAMSRYPITHLRIHFPDEHVIQASFKPTDLVADVISFLRPFLACPTADFSLSTRHPHRTLSPSTTLVAADCVPNARLYYEGFPAEPPYLSEDTLAKKSSYSGACSSLNSMNTTKTRPLGISDKGHTLSEPSSSSTSSRRKEEALDLGTRPHASDGRMTGTVPKVPKWFKVGK, encoded by the exons ATGGCCGGGATGTCTGTGACCGTGCTGTGCCCCGCTGGACGGAGGGTCAACGTGAAGGTCACTCCAAACACCAGCATCTTGCAG ATCATTGAGGAAGCCAGCTTGAAGCAAGGCCTAAATCCTGATCAGTATGAGCTGAG ACACCTGCGGCGTGTAttggacagcagcagcaatgtgCGCCATGCAGGGCTGCCCAACAGGTGCCAGCTGGAGATGGTGGAAGCACCTGTGCTACGTTCACCAGCCTCCGTCAGTGTCCACATTGCCACAGAGTCAGGTCTCCGCCTGGTCCATGACTTTCCTTGTACAA CAACTTTATGGGAGATCCTGGAGTACCACCGGGAGAACAGTGGTGTTGGGGAAGAGTTCCTGCCCCCTGTGGAGAGTGGGCaggaggtggtgctggtgtatGCCATGCGCAGGATTACCTGTCCAGAGCTGGCCAAAGTGACCCTTAGAACTCTTGGCCTTATTGGGGGAAAGTGTATGCTAAG GCACAGTGTCCAGAGCATGTCATCAGCCGGCTGTCAGGCCCATGTGTCCTCCTCCCTGGCACGCCGCCCTGTTCACCACCCAGAGCTGG cagaggaggaagaaaagctagtTGTGGAGAATGATGCTGGGGGACACAGTGTAGCTCCTAAGTACCCTGTGCCTCACTccaggaaagaagagaattatCACTCTCAGGAAATGGATGTCAGCATGGAAGAAATCCCTGACATGCCTGTGTTTGCCCCTCCATTGATCCTCAAGGAAGCCACACCTGCCGTGCCTTCTCATTCCA GTGCTGAGTGTGCCGTCCCACTTGACCTGACTACAATGTCATCCCCTCAGAAgatgccccctccccccaaggTTACCAAG ATAGGAGACCACAATGCCATCGTGTTCAGCATGGCTGACGCACCGCCCACGCTTACCGGAGACGAGGACGACGCCTTCTTCCAGCTGACTGCGGAGGAGGTCAGGCGGTTATACAAGGAGCAGAGGAGAGCCTT AATAGAGCTGCAGGAAGCACCTTTGCTGACTAAGAGCATGAGGGACATGGAGGAGAGTTCGAAGGTGCTGGCAGCCATGAGCCGGTACCCCATCACCCATCTCAGGATACACTTCCCAGATGAACATGTCATCCAGGCATCCTTCAAGCCCACCGACCTCGTGGCTGATGTCATCAGCTTCCTGCGGCCATTCCTAGCCTGCCCCACTGCTGACTTCAGTCTGT CCACACGACATCCACACAGGACTTTGTCTCCAAGCACCACTCTAGTCGCTGCCGACTGTGTTCCTAATGCCCGGCTATACTATGAGGGATTCCCTGCTGAGCCACCCTACCTGAGTGAGGACACACTGGCCAAGAAGTCTTCCTACAGTGGGGCGTGTAGCAGCCTAAACTCCAT GAATACCACAAAGACAAGGCCTCTTGGAATTAGTGACAAGGGCCACACTCTGTCTGAGCcatccagcagcagcaccagcagcaggaggaaggaggaggcctTGGACTTGGGCACTCGGCCCCATGCCAGTGATGGCAGGATGACGGGAACAGTGCCTAAGGTTCCTAAATGGTTCAAAGTTGGAAAGTGA
- the LOC135089545 gene encoding tether containing UBX domain for GLUT4-like isoform X4 yields the protein MAGMSVTVLCPAGRRVNVKVTPNTSILQIIEEASLKQGLNPDQYELRHLRRVLDSSSNVRHAGLPNRCQLEMVEAPVLRSPASVSVHIATESGLRLVHDFPCTTTLWEILEYHRENSGVGEEFLPPVESGQEVVLVYAMRRITCPELAKVTLRTLGLIGGKCMLRHSVQSMSSAGCQAHVSSSLARRPVHHPELEEEEKLVVENDAGGHSVAPKYPVPHSRKEENYHSQEMDVSMEEIPDMPVFAPPLILKEATPAVPSHSSAECAVPLDLTTMSSPQKMPPPPKVTKIGDHNAIVFSMADAPPTLTGDEDDAFFQLTAEEVRRLYKEQRRALIELQEAPLLTKSMRDMEESSKVLAAMSRYPITHLRIHFPDEHVIQASFKPTDLVADVISFLRPFLACPTADFSLSTRHPHRTLSPSTTLVAADCVPNARLYYEGFPAEPPYLSEDTLAKKSSYSGACSSLNSMNTTKTRPLGISDKGHTLSEPSSSSTSSRRKEEALDLGTRPHASDGRMTGTVPKVPKWFKVGK from the exons ATGGCCGGGATGTCTGTGACCGTGCTGTGCCCCGCTGGACGGAGGGTCAACGTGAAGGTCACTCCAAACACCAGCATCTTGCAG ATCATTGAGGAAGCCAGCTTGAAGCAAGGCCTAAATCCTGATCAGTATGAGCTGAG ACACCTGCGGCGTGTAttggacagcagcagcaatgtgCGCCATGCAGGGCTGCCCAACAGGTGCCAGCTGGAGATGGTGGAAGCACCTGTGCTACGTTCACCAGCCTCCGTCAGTGTCCACATTGCCACAGAGTCAGGTCTCCGCCTGGTCCATGACTTTCCTTGTACAA CAACTTTATGGGAGATCCTGGAGTACCACCGGGAGAACAGTGGTGTTGGGGAAGAGTTCCTGCCCCCTGTGGAGAGTGGGCaggaggtggtgctggtgtatGCCATGCGCAGGATTACCTGTCCAGAGCTGGCCAAAGTGACCCTTAGAACTCTTGGCCTTATTGGGGGAAAGTGTATGCTAAG GCACAGTGTCCAGAGCATGTCATCAGCCGGCTGTCAGGCCCATGTGTCCTCCTCCCTGGCACGCCGCCCTGTTCACCACCCAGAGCTGG aggaggaagaaaagctagtTGTGGAGAATGATGCTGGGGGACACAGTGTAGCTCCTAAGTACCCTGTGCCTCACTccaggaaagaagagaattatCACTCTCAGGAAATGGATGTCAGCATGGAAGAAATCCCTGACATGCCTGTGTTTGCCCCTCCATTGATCCTCAAGGAAGCCACACCTGCCGTGCCTTCTCATTCCA GTGCTGAGTGTGCCGTCCCACTTGACCTGACTACAATGTCATCCCCTCAGAAgatgccccctccccccaaggTTACCAAG ATAGGAGACCACAATGCCATCGTGTTCAGCATGGCTGACGCACCGCCCACGCTTACCGGAGACGAGGACGACGCCTTCTTCCAGCTGACTGCGGAGGAGGTCAGGCGGTTATACAAGGAGCAGAGGAGAGCCTT AATAGAGCTGCAGGAAGCACCTTTGCTGACTAAGAGCATGAGGGACATGGAGGAGAGTTCGAAGGTGCTGGCAGCCATGAGCCGGTACCCCATCACCCATCTCAGGATACACTTCCCAGATGAACATGTCATCCAGGCATCCTTCAAGCCCACCGACCTCGTGGCTGATGTCATCAGCTTCCTGCGGCCATTCCTAGCCTGCCCCACTGCTGACTTCAGTCTGT CCACACGACATCCACACAGGACTTTGTCTCCAAGCACCACTCTAGTCGCTGCCGACTGTGTTCCTAATGCCCGGCTATACTATGAGGGATTCCCTGCTGAGCCACCCTACCTGAGTGAGGACACACTGGCCAAGAAGTCTTCCTACAGTGGGGCGTGTAGCAGCCTAAACTCCAT GAATACCACAAAGACAAGGCCTCTTGGAATTAGTGACAAGGGCCACACTCTGTCTGAGCcatccagcagcagcaccagcagcaggaggaaggaggaggcctTGGACTTGGGCACTCGGCCCCATGCCAGTGATGGCAGGATGACGGGAACAGTGCCTAAGGTTCCTAAATGGTTCAAAGTTGGAAAGTGA
- the LOC135089545 gene encoding tether containing UBX domain for GLUT4-like isoform X2, with protein sequence MAGMSVTVLCPAGRRVNVKVTPNTSILQIIEEASLKQGLNPDQYELRHLRRVLDSSSNVRHAGLPNRCQLEMVEAPVLRSPASVSVHIATESGLRLVHDFPCTTTLWEILEYHRENSGVGEEFLPPVESGQEVVLVYAMRRITCPELAKVTLRTLGLIGGKCMLRHSVQSMSSAGCQAHVSSSLARRPVHHPELEEEEKLVVENDAGGHSVAPKYPVPHSRKEENYHSQEMDVSMEEIPDMPVFAPPLILKEATPAVPSHSSAECAVPLDLTTMSSPQKMPPPPKVTKLKSVSHLVNHQIGDHNAIVFSMADAPPTLTGDEDDAFFQLTAEEVRRLYKEQRRALIELQEAPLLTKSMRDMEESSKVLAAMSRYPITHLRIHFPDEHVIQASFKPTDLVADVISFLRPFLACPTADFSLSTRHPHRTLSPSTTLVAADCVPNARLYYEGFPAEPPYLSEDTLAKKSSYSGACSSLNSMNTTKTRPLGISDKGHTLSEPSSSSTSSRRKEEALDLGTRPHASDGRMTGTVPKVPKWFKVGK encoded by the exons ATGGCCGGGATGTCTGTGACCGTGCTGTGCCCCGCTGGACGGAGGGTCAACGTGAAGGTCACTCCAAACACCAGCATCTTGCAG ATCATTGAGGAAGCCAGCTTGAAGCAAGGCCTAAATCCTGATCAGTATGAGCTGAG ACACCTGCGGCGTGTAttggacagcagcagcaatgtgCGCCATGCAGGGCTGCCCAACAGGTGCCAGCTGGAGATGGTGGAAGCACCTGTGCTACGTTCACCAGCCTCCGTCAGTGTCCACATTGCCACAGAGTCAGGTCTCCGCCTGGTCCATGACTTTCCTTGTACAA CAACTTTATGGGAGATCCTGGAGTACCACCGGGAGAACAGTGGTGTTGGGGAAGAGTTCCTGCCCCCTGTGGAGAGTGGGCaggaggtggtgctggtgtatGCCATGCGCAGGATTACCTGTCCAGAGCTGGCCAAAGTGACCCTTAGAACTCTTGGCCTTATTGGGGGAAAGTGTATGCTAAG GCACAGTGTCCAGAGCATGTCATCAGCCGGCTGTCAGGCCCATGTGTCCTCCTCCCTGGCACGCCGCCCTGTTCACCACCCAGAGCTGG aggaggaagaaaagctagtTGTGGAGAATGATGCTGGGGGACACAGTGTAGCTCCTAAGTACCCTGTGCCTCACTccaggaaagaagagaattatCACTCTCAGGAAATGGATGTCAGCATGGAAGAAATCCCTGACATGCCTGTGTTTGCCCCTCCATTGATCCTCAAGGAAGCCACACCTGCCGTGCCTTCTCATTCCA GTGCTGAGTGTGCCGTCCCACTTGACCTGACTACAATGTCATCCCCTCAGAAgatgccccctccccccaaggTTACCAAG CTAAAGTCAGTGAGTCATTTGGTTAATCATCAGATAGGAGACCACAATGCCATCGTGTTCAGCATGGCTGACGCACCGCCCACGCTTACCGGAGACGAGGACGACGCCTTCTTCCAGCTGACTGCGGAGGAGGTCAGGCGGTTATACAAGGAGCAGAGGAGAGCCTT AATAGAGCTGCAGGAAGCACCTTTGCTGACTAAGAGCATGAGGGACATGGAGGAGAGTTCGAAGGTGCTGGCAGCCATGAGCCGGTACCCCATCACCCATCTCAGGATACACTTCCCAGATGAACATGTCATCCAGGCATCCTTCAAGCCCACCGACCTCGTGGCTGATGTCATCAGCTTCCTGCGGCCATTCCTAGCCTGCCCCACTGCTGACTTCAGTCTGT CCACACGACATCCACACAGGACTTTGTCTCCAAGCACCACTCTAGTCGCTGCCGACTGTGTTCCTAATGCCCGGCTATACTATGAGGGATTCCCTGCTGAGCCACCCTACCTGAGTGAGGACACACTGGCCAAGAAGTCTTCCTACAGTGGGGCGTGTAGCAGCCTAAACTCCAT GAATACCACAAAGACAAGGCCTCTTGGAATTAGTGACAAGGGCCACACTCTGTCTGAGCcatccagcagcagcaccagcagcaggaggaaggaggaggcctTGGACTTGGGCACTCGGCCCCATGCCAGTGATGGCAGGATGACGGGAACAGTGCCTAAGGTTCCTAAATGGTTCAAAGTTGGAAAGTGA
- the LOC135089545 gene encoding tether containing UBX domain for GLUT4-like isoform X1 has product MAGMSVTVLCPAGRRVNVKVTPNTSILQIIEEASLKQGLNPDQYELRHLRRVLDSSSNVRHAGLPNRCQLEMVEAPVLRSPASVSVHIATESGLRLVHDFPCTTTLWEILEYHRENSGVGEEFLPPVESGQEVVLVYAMRRITCPELAKVTLRTLGLIGGKCMLRHSVQSMSSAGCQAHVSSSLARRPVHHPELAEEEEKLVVENDAGGHSVAPKYPVPHSRKEENYHSQEMDVSMEEIPDMPVFAPPLILKEATPAVPSHSSAECAVPLDLTTMSSPQKMPPPPKVTKLKSVSHLVNHQIGDHNAIVFSMADAPPTLTGDEDDAFFQLTAEEVRRLYKEQRRALIELQEAPLLTKSMRDMEESSKVLAAMSRYPITHLRIHFPDEHVIQASFKPTDLVADVISFLRPFLACPTADFSLSTRHPHRTLSPSTTLVAADCVPNARLYYEGFPAEPPYLSEDTLAKKSSYSGACSSLNSMNTTKTRPLGISDKGHTLSEPSSSSTSSRRKEEALDLGTRPHASDGRMTGTVPKVPKWFKVGK; this is encoded by the exons ATGGCCGGGATGTCTGTGACCGTGCTGTGCCCCGCTGGACGGAGGGTCAACGTGAAGGTCACTCCAAACACCAGCATCTTGCAG ATCATTGAGGAAGCCAGCTTGAAGCAAGGCCTAAATCCTGATCAGTATGAGCTGAG ACACCTGCGGCGTGTAttggacagcagcagcaatgtgCGCCATGCAGGGCTGCCCAACAGGTGCCAGCTGGAGATGGTGGAAGCACCTGTGCTACGTTCACCAGCCTCCGTCAGTGTCCACATTGCCACAGAGTCAGGTCTCCGCCTGGTCCATGACTTTCCTTGTACAA CAACTTTATGGGAGATCCTGGAGTACCACCGGGAGAACAGTGGTGTTGGGGAAGAGTTCCTGCCCCCTGTGGAGAGTGGGCaggaggtggtgctggtgtatGCCATGCGCAGGATTACCTGTCCAGAGCTGGCCAAAGTGACCCTTAGAACTCTTGGCCTTATTGGGGGAAAGTGTATGCTAAG GCACAGTGTCCAGAGCATGTCATCAGCCGGCTGTCAGGCCCATGTGTCCTCCTCCCTGGCACGCCGCCCTGTTCACCACCCAGAGCTGG cagaggaggaagaaaagctagtTGTGGAGAATGATGCTGGGGGACACAGTGTAGCTCCTAAGTACCCTGTGCCTCACTccaggaaagaagagaattatCACTCTCAGGAAATGGATGTCAGCATGGAAGAAATCCCTGACATGCCTGTGTTTGCCCCTCCATTGATCCTCAAGGAAGCCACACCTGCCGTGCCTTCTCATTCCA GTGCTGAGTGTGCCGTCCCACTTGACCTGACTACAATGTCATCCCCTCAGAAgatgccccctccccccaaggTTACCAAG CTAAAGTCAGTGAGTCATTTGGTTAATCATCAGATAGGAGACCACAATGCCATCGTGTTCAGCATGGCTGACGCACCGCCCACGCTTACCGGAGACGAGGACGACGCCTTCTTCCAGCTGACTGCGGAGGAGGTCAGGCGGTTATACAAGGAGCAGAGGAGAGCCTT AATAGAGCTGCAGGAAGCACCTTTGCTGACTAAGAGCATGAGGGACATGGAGGAGAGTTCGAAGGTGCTGGCAGCCATGAGCCGGTACCCCATCACCCATCTCAGGATACACTTCCCAGATGAACATGTCATCCAGGCATCCTTCAAGCCCACCGACCTCGTGGCTGATGTCATCAGCTTCCTGCGGCCATTCCTAGCCTGCCCCACTGCTGACTTCAGTCTGT CCACACGACATCCACACAGGACTTTGTCTCCAAGCACCACTCTAGTCGCTGCCGACTGTGTTCCTAATGCCCGGCTATACTATGAGGGATTCCCTGCTGAGCCACCCTACCTGAGTGAGGACACACTGGCCAAGAAGTCTTCCTACAGTGGGGCGTGTAGCAGCCTAAACTCCAT GAATACCACAAAGACAAGGCCTCTTGGAATTAGTGACAAGGGCCACACTCTGTCTGAGCcatccagcagcagcaccagcagcaggaggaaggaggaggcctTGGACTTGGGCACTCGGCCCCATGCCAGTGATGGCAGGATGACGGGAACAGTGCCTAAGGTTCCTAAATGGTTCAAAGTTGGAAAGTGA